In the bacterium genome, one interval contains:
- a CDS encoding N-acetyltransferase, producing MKVRKATVGDVPAMQQLVNKFADKGDMLHRSLIELYENVRDFFVIEVDSKVVACAALHISWEDLAEVKSLAVAEDNQGKGWGTVLVEACLEEAKTLDIPRVFALTFKPNFFEKFGFTVAERSSFPRKIWTECIYCPKYPDCNEVAVILQLLPTATTPSLSDSLMP from the coding sequence ATGAAAGTACGAAAGGCAACCGTGGGCGATGTGCCCGCTATGCAGCAATTAGTCAATAAATTCGCGGACAAGGGCGATATGCTTCATCGCAGCTTGATTGAGCTTTACGAAAATGTTCGTGACTTTTTCGTGATCGAGGTCGATAGCAAAGTGGTTGCATGCGCCGCGCTCCATATCTCCTGGGAAGATCTTGCTGAAGTCAAATCATTGGCAGTAGCTGAAGATAATCAGGGAAAGGGTTGGGGCACCGTTCTGGTCGAAGCTTGTCTTGAAGAAGCCAAAACGCTTGATATCCCCCGTGTGTTCGCGCTCACATTCAAACCCAATTTTTTCGAAAAGTTCGGTTTTACCGTTGCAGAACGCTCTTCTTTCCCCCGCAAAATCTGGACCGAGTGCATCTATTGCCCCAAATATCCCGATTGCAACGAAGTAGCGGTTATTCTCCAACTCCTACCCACTGCTACAACACCATCCCTTTCCGATAGCTTAATGCCTTAG
- the cdaA gene encoding diadenylate cyclase CdaA, producing MDWTNAQFYHNLGSLLLSRFFDVAVVSVVVYRLLLLARGTRAWQIMWGIGLFVLALWVSEHFHLLTLHWLLDKGVTLGPVAVVILLYPELRQALEQFGRLGFWRRSFGVTSDEQNAQAVDEVLLAVAEMASRRMGALIVFERINRIDPIAESGVIINAQITSRLLKAIFYPGNPLHDGAVVIRGDRILAAACQLPMSESPLDSVLHMRHRAALGIAEESDALCVVVSEERGQISISAEGILQRGVTLDQLRDTLLQVYRLPSASLAPLLKLRRQVDKAVAKVRNRSGTDVGEA from the coding sequence ATGGATTGGACAAACGCACAGTTTTACCACAACTTAGGTTCCTTGTTACTGTCACGTTTTTTTGATGTAGCGGTTGTTTCCGTTGTCGTCTATCGCCTGCTCCTATTAGCTCGCGGCACTCGTGCTTGGCAGATTATGTGGGGAATCGGTTTATTCGTTCTTGCGTTGTGGGTGAGCGAACACTTCCACCTTCTAACCCTCCATTGGCTTCTTGATAAAGGGGTTACCTTGGGGCCGGTTGCCGTGGTTATTCTTCTTTATCCCGAACTCAGGCAGGCCTTAGAGCAATTTGGTCGTTTGGGTTTCTGGCGTCGGAGTTTTGGGGTAACAAGTGATGAGCAGAATGCCCAAGCAGTTGATGAAGTGCTCCTCGCTGTTGCCGAGATGGCGAGCCGCCGTATGGGTGCGTTAATCGTTTTCGAGCGTATTAATCGAATCGACCCGATTGCCGAAAGCGGCGTGATTATTAATGCCCAGATCACCTCTCGCCTTCTAAAAGCAATTTTTTATCCCGGCAACCCATTGCATGATGGCGCTGTAGTGATCCGAGGCGATCGCATTCTTGCCGCAGCGTGTCAGCTTCCGATGTCTGAAAGCCCGCTTGATTCGGTGCTGCACATGAGACACCGAGCGGCATTAGGGATTGCCGAAGAAAGTGATGCCCTTTGCGTTGTGGTTTCGGAAGAGCGAGGGCAAATATCAATTTCAGCCGAGGGGATCCTCCAAAGAGGTGTTACCCTTGATCAACTCAGAGACACTTTGCTTCAAGTTTATCGATTACCCTCTGCCTCGCTTGCGCCGCTTTTAAAGCTGCGAAGGCAAGTGGATAAGGCAGTCGCGAAAGTAAGGAACAGGTCAGGTACCGATGTTGGAGAGGCTTAA
- a CDS encoding GNAT family N-acetyltransferase codes for MHLIKHTTLDIRPARNEELEELLVVLCASFNLNLDAARALFYEDPLFQLDHKWIASDGKRIVSTLTLIPVPMRVGNAIVSSAGIAGVATHPDFRSMGYASALLEECLRQLPKMGYVAAGLIPVQYGFYRRFGFEMAATTTSLRLSPASLPRYIEGTDCRRMNVEDEEDVKIIHEASTKGRTGIIERDETRWRFLFWNNRQRIVWGNPVQAYLIYELGYDQETIIKVREMFWSTDAGRRGVIGFLGRNEERAAKIEYIGWHEDVRALSEVGLESKPNDPNVSLIEMREMPSFMWRIVDFPGALRAISSNFPKDMPTLTLQVDDPALEWNRLPVVLPSLEVLPTKAKINAQMDIQTFSQLHLGLIDPGQAYASRLLKADTPQTLE; via the coding sequence ATGCATCTGATAAAACATACAACTTTGGATATTCGGCCGGCGCGGAATGAGGAGCTTGAAGAGCTTCTCGTTGTTTTGTGTGCGAGTTTCAATTTAAATCTCGATGCGGCGCGGGCGCTTTTTTATGAAGACCCTTTGTTCCAACTTGATCATAAATGGATTGCCAGTGACGGTAAGCGTATCGTATCGACCCTTACTTTAATCCCTGTTCCAATGCGAGTTGGGAATGCGATCGTTTCGTCTGCCGGCATTGCAGGGGTAGCGACTCATCCGGACTTTCGCAGTATGGGTTATGCAAGCGCGCTGCTTGAGGAATGTCTCAGACAATTACCAAAGATGGGTTATGTCGCTGCCGGTTTAATTCCCGTTCAATATGGTTTCTACCGACGGTTTGGGTTTGAAATGGCTGCTACGACAACCTCTCTTCGCTTATCGCCAGCCTCTCTTCCCAGATATATAGAAGGGACTGATTGCCGCCGAATGAATGTGGAGGATGAAGAAGACGTTAAAATCATTCATGAAGCTTCAACGAAAGGGCGTACAGGAATCATTGAAAGGGATGAAACGCGCTGGCGTTTCCTCTTTTGGAACAATCGTCAACGTATCGTTTGGGGCAATCCCGTTCAGGCGTATCTTATTTATGAACTTGGCTATGACCAGGAAACGATCATAAAAGTTCGCGAAATGTTCTGGTCGACTGATGCCGGACGAAGAGGGGTAATTGGCTTCCTTGGACGAAACGAAGAACGCGCGGCTAAGATTGAATACATTGGTTGGCATGAAGATGTGCGTGCACTATCAGAAGTCGGGCTAGAATCAAAACCGAATGATCCGAACGTGTCGCTCATCGAAATGCGGGAAATGCCGAGCTTTATGTGGCGTATCGTCGATTTCCCGGGCGCGTTGCGTGCGATTTCTTCCAACTTCCCAAAAGACATGCCTACACTAACTTTGCAAGTTGACGACCCCGCTTTAGAATGGAATAGGCTGCCTGTAGTGTTGCCCTCCCTTGAGGTGCTTCCAACCAAGGCCAAAATCAACGCACAAATGGACATTCAAACTTTCTCGCAGCTTCACCTCGGTTTGATCGACCCGGGTCAAGCCTATGCATCCCGCCTACTAAAAGCCGATACCCCCCAAACCCTAGAAA
- a CDS encoding N(4)-(beta-N-acetylglucosaminyl)-L-asparaginase, with protein MTPVFISTWWHGINCIETASKEWSCSGNLLDCVEVGIAAVEFDPTSHSVGLGGLPNADGEVELDAAIMVGDTLAAGGVAGVRNILPVISVARRVMEDTPHIMLVGDNAQRFAISKGFEPRPLLTDHTINRWHEWQADPEAELLTGGDGEPENHDTICLLAMHEGHFIAGTSSSGKKWKIPGRVGDSPIFGAGLYADDQAGAAAATGVGEEIWRFVMSYQTVQNMRMGMSAQQACEASIKQMLERKPDNNRIECGVIAIDRQGNPGSATTWPDFIAPALVNGKFNENKVKFISL; from the coding sequence ATGACCCCTGTTTTTATTTCTACCTGGTGGCATGGGATAAATTGTATTGAAACAGCAAGCAAGGAATGGTCATGCTCCGGCAATCTTCTTGATTGCGTTGAAGTGGGGATTGCCGCTGTTGAGTTCGATCCGACTTCACATTCTGTTGGACTTGGTGGTCTGCCGAATGCAGATGGTGAAGTGGAGCTCGATGCAGCCATCATGGTTGGCGATACTCTTGCTGCAGGGGGAGTGGCGGGTGTTCGCAATATTCTGCCTGTGATTTCAGTCGCCCGCCGAGTGATGGAAGATACGCCGCATATCATGCTCGTAGGCGATAATGCCCAGCGATTTGCCATTTCAAAAGGCTTCGAACCGCGACCTCTGCTGACCGATCACACTATCAATCGCTGGCATGAGTGGCAGGCCGATCCTGAGGCTGAACTTTTGACTGGCGGTGACGGGGAACCTGAAAACCACGATACCATCTGCCTATTGGCTATGCATGAAGGTCATTTCATTGCGGGAACTTCATCAAGCGGTAAAAAGTGGAAGATTCCCGGTCGTGTTGGCGATTCTCCCATATTTGGCGCTGGATTATATGCCGATGACCAAGCGGGTGCAGCGGCGGCGACTGGGGTTGGCGAAGAAATCTGGCGTTTTGTCATGAGTTATCAAACGGTCCAAAACATGCGAATGGGTATGAGCGCTCAACAGGCATGTGAAGCAAGTATTAAACAAATGCTCGAACGAAAGCCCGATAACAATAGAATCGAATGTGGCGTCATCGCCATCGACCGTCAAGGCAACCCCGGCTCCGCCACCACCTGGCCCGATTTCATCGCCCCTGCACTAGTAAACGGTAAGTTCAACGAAAACAAAGTAAAGTTTATCAGTTTATAA
- a CDS encoding DNA methyltransferase, protein MTLPINQILKGDCVEVMNSLPEKSIDLIFADPPYNLQLKNDLHRPNMTKVDAVNDEWDQYASFAAYDDFTRKWLTACKRILKPSGSIWVIGSYHNIFRVGTIMQDLGFWMLNDVIWLKNNPMPNFRGVRFTNAHETLIWASTGQGARYTFNHHAMKELNEEKQMRSDWWLLSLATGSERLKDENGEKAHSTQKPQSLLYRVILSSSNPNDVVLDPFFGSGTTGAVAKTLHRSWIGIEREEKYIPLAQKRIDAISPGLFDMPTFEVGSQKQLAPRVDFSVLVENCYLHPGQLLYFRKVLSKHASIKPDSRIRTFDGFEGSIHKAGSHFMNGSPCNGWDHWFIKEDGQLIALDTIRQRFLKEKGLI, encoded by the coding sequence ATGACACTGCCGATAAATCAGATTTTAAAAGGTGATTGTGTCGAAGTAATGAATTCATTACCAGAAAAATCTATAGATTTAATATTTGCTGATCCACCTTACAATCTACAACTTAAGAATGATCTACATCGACCCAATATGACCAAAGTAGACGCCGTAAATGACGAATGGGATCAATATGCTTCTTTTGCTGCTTACGATGATTTCACTCGAAAATGGTTAACTGCTTGCAAGCGAATCTTGAAACCATCGGGATCGATTTGGGTAATTGGTTCATATCATAATATTTTTCGAGTTGGGACAATCATGCAGGATTTAGGATTTTGGATGCTAAATGATGTGATTTGGTTGAAGAATAATCCAATGCCAAATTTTAGAGGAGTTCGTTTCACGAACGCACATGAAACTTTGATTTGGGCAAGTACTGGTCAAGGCGCACGTTATACTTTTAATCACCATGCCATGAAGGAACTTAACGAAGAAAAACAAATGCGAAGTGATTGGTGGTTGCTTTCACTTGCAACAGGATCAGAACGCTTGAAAGACGAGAATGGAGAAAAAGCTCACTCGACACAAAAACCACAATCACTATTGTATAGGGTCATTCTTTCTTCAAGTAATCCTAATGATGTCGTATTAGACCCCTTCTTTGGTAGTGGAACTACTGGGGCAGTAGCAAAGACTTTACATCGTAGCTGGATAGGTATCGAACGGGAAGAGAAATATATTCCATTGGCACAGAAAAGGATTGATGCAATATCTCCAGGTTTATTTGATATGCCAACATTTGAAGTAGGAAGTCAAAAACAATTAGCCCCTAGAGTAGACTTTTCGGTCTTAGTTGAAAACTGTTACTTGCACCCAGGACAACTCCTATATTTTCGAAAAGTTTTATCAAAGCATGCTTCTATAAAACCTGATTCCCGTATTCGAACCTTTGATGGTTTCGAAGGTTCAATCCATAAAGCCGGCAGTCATTTTATGAATGGCTCGCCTTGCAATGGATGGGATCATTGGTTTATTAAAGAGGATGGACAATTGATTGCTCTAGACACAATTCGACAACGTTTTCTTAAAGAAAAGGGGTTAATTTAG
- a CDS encoding CdaR family protein, protein MLERLKYNWIEKLAAVGITLVLLFYVQSVTNPTVQRAFSVPLEFIDKPVNALVRNQDMRVTINVNGEKADVDAVQAGDIHAYVSLRNARLGVQELSIKTRKPETLALVTLIPAEPTVRIDLSQMVSKRLPIRVDWIDQPDGDYSVSSPVHLSPSSATINGWKDQVDGIESLRVQIDLKTAKGNVKEDYPILAFDQSGVQVSSTQLKVTPESSQVQFSLAPLLMSQTLTVIVPSTGQPRYPNSVSDIQWMPKQVIANGERRILGSMTVIRTEPVALDNLTGNLELEKLLIIPKGVVIEGASSVKVSITIKHNGSSPPPPKPKTEIP, encoded by the coding sequence ATGTTGGAGAGGCTTAAGTACAACTGGATCGAAAAGCTCGCAGCAGTGGGGATCACGCTGGTGCTCTTATTCTACGTTCAAAGCGTGACGAACCCAACGGTTCAGCGCGCCTTTTCCGTTCCCCTTGAATTCATTGATAAACCAGTGAATGCCCTGGTCCGAAATCAAGATATGCGTGTCACAATCAATGTCAACGGCGAAAAAGCAGACGTTGACGCCGTTCAAGCGGGCGATATTCATGCCTATGTCTCTTTGAGAAACGCCCGTTTAGGAGTGCAGGAGTTGTCGATTAAGACACGGAAACCTGAAACGCTTGCGTTGGTAACCCTGATTCCGGCTGAGCCGACCGTACGGATTGATTTAAGTCAAATGGTAAGTAAAAGGTTGCCGATTCGAGTGGATTGGATTGACCAACCGGATGGTGATTACTCTGTTTCAAGCCCTGTTCATTTATCACCTTCTTCAGCGACAATTAACGGTTGGAAGGATCAGGTCGACGGCATTGAGAGTTTGCGAGTTCAAATTGACTTAAAGACCGCAAAAGGCAACGTGAAAGAGGATTATCCTATCCTTGCATTCGACCAGTCAGGAGTGCAGGTCTCTTCCACACAGTTAAAAGTAACGCCTGAAAGCTCCCAGGTGCAATTCTCTCTCGCACCTTTGTTAATGTCGCAAACTCTTACCGTTATCGTTCCCAGTACGGGCCAACCGCGTTATCCTAATTCGGTGAGTGATATTCAGTGGATGCCAAAGCAAGTGATAGCCAACGGAGAGAGAAGAATATTAGGTTCGATGACGGTAATCCGTACAGAACCTGTGGCGCTTGATAACTTAACCGGAAATTTGGAACTTGAAAAGCTATTAATTATCCCAAAAGGGGTCGTGATCGAAGGCGCTTCATCCGTTAAAGTCTCTATTACCATTAAGCACAATGGAAGTTCACCTCCACCCCCAAAACCGAAAACTGAAATACCGTAG
- a CDS encoding TIGR00282 family metallophosphoesterase, translated as MRILFFGDIVGRPGRNGVASMLPVWQQEFSPDIIIANGENAAGGMGITPDIATEIFADGVDVITLGNHVWQKRDIVSMLDEDPRIIRPANYPPGVPGRGWGVFKVSQEKGTHPPLAIVNLVGRVFMEDYDDPFRGVDVILDEIDTPLILVDFHAEATSEKMAFGFHVDGRVSAVIGTHTHVQTADERILAEGTAYITDVGMCGPLDSVIGMNKEIILKKFLTLMPARFEVASGDPIVSAVVIELDDRSGKAVSITRLNKRMVKSLKDY; from the coding sequence TTGCGCATTTTGTTTTTTGGAGATATCGTTGGGCGGCCTGGACGAAATGGTGTCGCCTCGATGTTGCCTGTATGGCAGCAGGAGTTCTCGCCGGATATTATCATTGCAAACGGGGAAAATGCGGCGGGGGGGATGGGAATCACCCCTGATATTGCCACAGAAATCTTCGCTGACGGCGTTGATGTTATTACCCTCGGCAATCATGTTTGGCAAAAAAGAGATATCGTATCGATGCTCGATGAGGACCCGCGTATCATTCGACCGGCGAATTATCCGCCGGGTGTTCCTGGTAGAGGTTGGGGAGTTTTTAAAGTTAGTCAGGAAAAAGGGACACATCCGCCGTTGGCAATCGTCAATTTAGTAGGGCGGGTCTTTATGGAAGATTACGACGACCCATTTCGCGGTGTTGATGTCATCTTGGATGAAATCGATACCCCTTTAATCCTGGTAGACTTTCATGCGGAAGCTACTTCCGAAAAAATGGCTTTTGGTTTTCATGTGGATGGTCGGGTAAGCGCTGTTATTGGCACCCATACCCACGTTCAAACTGCCGATGAACGGATATTGGCCGAGGGTACGGCTTATATCACCGATGTGGGGATGTGCGGTCCGCTCGACTCGGTTATCGGCATGAATAAAGAGATTATCCTGAAGAAGTTTTTAACGTTGATGCCGGCGCGGTTTGAGGTGGCTTCGGGAGACCCGATTGTTAGCGCTGTGGTGATTGAATTGGATGATCGAAGCGGCAAAGCCGTTAGTATTACTCGTCTGAACAAACGCATGGTGAAGTCGCTAAAAGATTATTGA
- the msrB gene encoding peptide-methionine (R)-S-oxide reductase MsrB — MNKEEKINKNAQEWKEELTPEQYHILRERGTESPFTGEYCNLTEDGNYACAGCSEVLFSSDSKYDSHCGWPSFWDAVDHSKIELRDDDSLGKHRVEVLCSRCGGHLGHVFDDGPNPTGIRYCINSASLNFRKEKK; from the coding sequence ATGAATAAAGAAGAAAAAATAAATAAGAACGCTCAGGAATGGAAAGAAGAACTGACGCCTGAGCAATATCATATCTTGAGAGAACGAGGCACCGAAAGCCCATTTACGGGTGAGTATTGCAACTTAACCGAGGACGGAAATTATGCATGCGCGGGTTGCAGCGAGGTGCTGTTTTCTTCAGATTCTAAATACGATTCACACTGTGGCTGGCCTAGCTTCTGGGATGCGGTCGATCATTCTAAGATCGAATTACGCGATGACGATAGTTTGGGGAAGCATCGTGTGGAAGTATTATGTTCACGATGCGGCGGTCATCTTGGGCATGTTTTCGATGATGGGCCCAATCCAACCGGAATAAGATATTGCATTAATTCCGCCTCGCTCAACTTCCGTAAAGAAAAAAAGTAG
- a CDS encoding PKD domain-containing protein, translating into MPIGRFSFMLLAILIAAAALAVDIDIYGGHDLASNGITATEWGSGVVEQSSDVVLGEKSLKITTKGFYSGVSLTFATPIDVSAAAIDSSNLFVFSLYLIDSSSSGSNPSVNPYSGSASSVKPMKLLRATIMTDDNKRTEIYVPVVAKKGGAGWSSYGIPLTAFPNFAATSRKIKQLCVFGDIPATFYLGQIRVASDSTSISVDAYGNEGLKEINIANNDVALLWAVGDAGPSIIKYTWDFDETDGFQEEAEGATIEHSFRKPGTFVVTVKASDRFGTKKEATSKITVKVAP; encoded by the coding sequence ATGCCTATCGGTCGTTTTTCGTTTATGCTTTTGGCAATCTTGATTGCGGCAGCCGCATTGGCTGTTGATATCGACATTTACGGCGGTCATGACTTGGCGTCAAATGGGATTACCGCTACTGAATGGGGCAGTGGCGTTGTTGAGCAAAGTTCTGATGTAGTTTTAGGCGAGAAATCACTTAAAATCACCACAAAAGGCTTTTATTCAGGCGTATCACTGACTTTTGCCACCCCTATTGATGTCTCAGCGGCGGCTATCGATTCTTCAAACTTATTCGTTTTCAGCCTTTACCTAATTGATAGCTCCAGTAGCGGCTCCAATCCTTCGGTCAATCCCTATAGCGGCTCAGCTTCATCAGTTAAACCCATGAAATTGCTGCGGGCAACAATCATGACTGATGATAACAAACGAACCGAGATTTATGTTCCTGTCGTGGCGAAAAAGGGCGGGGCGGGCTGGTCCTCTTATGGTATCCCGTTGACCGCATTCCCTAATTTCGCAGCAACCAGTCGAAAAATCAAACAGTTATGCGTATTTGGTGACATTCCCGCGACCTTCTACCTAGGTCAAATTAGAGTTGCGAGTGACAGTACTTCAATTTCAGTCGACGCCTATGGGAATGAAGGGCTTAAGGAAATAAACATTGCCAATAACGATGTGGCGCTTCTTTGGGCAGTAGGAGATGCCGGCCCCTCCATCATTAAATACACCTGGGATTTCGATGAAACCGATGGCTTCCAAGAGGAGGCAGAGGGTGCGACTATCGAGCATTCTTTCCGAAAACCGGGAACCTTTGTAGTGACGGTCAAAGCATCCGACCGCTTCGGCACAAAAAAGGAAGCAACTTCAAAGATAACCGTAAAAGTAGCGCCTTAA
- a CDS encoding prohibitin family protein, translated as MSSGIWGIFGLIVVIFFVMTSRKYDKVREGQGKRFSLAAILIGAFSIFLILSSFIKIIDAGYVGIPIIFGKVQDWQLSSGLHFVNPLIEIEHMSVRTQDYTMSIAPGEGVKQGDDSITVISSDGLSLPVDISIAYRISSAHSGWLYKSVGNQEACENVVIRPAARTAVRNAFAQFTAQEAYSTQRKSLQEAVASEFSRTLQQTFERNEGIKGEPVIVQNVLIRNVSLPDTVRQAVEQKISNQQESESMEFTLIIAKKEAQKKRIEAQGIADYQRIVGTGVTDKLLKWKGIEATEKLAGSPNAKIIVIGGKDGMPLILNQ; from the coding sequence ATGTCATCGGGAATTTGGGGCATTTTCGGCCTCATTGTTGTGATATTTTTTGTTATGACCTCACGTAAGTATGATAAAGTGCGTGAAGGGCAAGGAAAACGCTTTTCACTCGCCGCGATACTAATCGGCGCATTCTCTATCTTTCTGATCCTCTCCTCTTTTATAAAAATTATCGATGCCGGCTACGTCGGTATTCCGATCATTTTCGGAAAGGTACAGGATTGGCAGCTTTCGAGCGGGCTGCATTTTGTAAACCCCCTTATCGAGATCGAACATATGTCGGTCCGAACTCAAGATTACACAATGTCCATCGCTCCGGGTGAAGGAGTGAAGCAAGGAGATGATAGTATTACCGTTATCTCAAGCGATGGCCTTTCGCTTCCAGTCGATATATCCATTGCTTATCGTATTTCATCCGCTCATTCCGGCTGGCTCTACAAGTCAGTTGGTAATCAGGAAGCATGTGAGAATGTAGTCATCCGACCTGCAGCTCGAACGGCTGTTCGCAACGCATTTGCCCAGTTTACGGCACAAGAAGCTTATAGCACACAACGCAAGAGCCTTCAAGAGGCAGTCGCTAGCGAGTTTTCAAGAACGCTTCAACAGACCTTTGAAAGGAACGAAGGAATTAAAGGTGAACCGGTAATCGTTCAAAATGTGCTTATTCGCAATGTGTCGCTTCCAGATACCGTAAGACAAGCTGTCGAGCAAAAGATAAGTAATCAACAGGAATCCGAATCGATGGAATTCACTCTGATCATTGCCAAAAAAGAAGCGCAGAAAAAGCGTATCGAGGCACAGGGCATTGCTGATTATCAGAGAATTGTCGGCACAGGGGTAACGGATAAGCTGCTGAAATGGAAAGGCATCGAAGCTACCGAAAAGTTAGCCGGATCGCCCAATGCGAAAATCATAGTAATCGGCGGCAAAGACGGAATGCCCCTAATCCTTAATCAATAA